Proteins encoded together in one Acipenser ruthenus chromosome 22, fAciRut3.2 maternal haplotype, whole genome shotgun sequence window:
- the LOC117431124 gene encoding cell division cycle protein 23 homolog: protein MAALSSQFGDLVEIKKQLTVIIALCRERGLLHSVKWASELAFALDPLPMNELPPPPPFTEEDAQDLDAYSLAKSFFDLKEYDRAAYFLRGCRSQKAYFLYMYSRYLSGEKKKDDETVDSLGPLEKGQVKNETLRELRVELSKKHKARELDGFGLYLYGVVLRKLDLLKEAIDVFVEATHCLPLHWGAWLELCNLVENKEMLKSMSFPDTWMKDFFLAHIYTEMQMIEEALQKYQSLINVGFSKSTYIISQIAVAYHNIRDIDKALSMFNELREQDPYRIENMDTFSNLLYVRTMKPELSYLAHNLCDIDKYRVETCCVIGNYYSLRSQHEKAALYFQRALKLNPRCLGAWTLMGHEYMEMKNTSAAIQAYRHAIEVNKRDYRAWYGLGQTYEILKMPFYCLYYYRRAHQLRPNDSRMLVALGECYEKLNQLVEATKCYWRAYSVGDVERMALVKLAKLHEQLNESDQAAQCYVIYIKEIFECGELMEQVELSTAFRYLGQYYFKNKQYDDASICAQRCCNYNDAHEEGKSLLRQISQVRGQGETSSSDLSLPFIFGPLSAKNTPVRRMSPLNLSSVTP from the exons ATGGCGGCGCTGAGCAGTCAGTTCGGGGATCTGgtagaaataaagaaacaacttACTGTCATCATAGCGCTGTGCAGGGAGAGGGGGTTACTGCACAGTGTCAAATG GGCTTCAGAACTTGCATTTGCGCTTGACCCTCTCCCTATGAACGAGCTGCCTCCACCCCCTCCGTTTACAGAG GAAGACGCGCAGGATTTGGATGCTTACAGTTTAGCAAAGTCTTTCTTTGACCTGAAAGAGTATGACCGTGCTGCATACTTCTTGCGAGGCTGCAGAAGTCAGAAGGCATACTTCCTTTACATGTACTCCAGATATCTG TCTGGGGAAAAGAAGAAAGATGATGAAACGGTGGACAGCTTGG GCCCCTTGGAGAAAGGGCAGGTGAAGAACGAGACGCTGCGAGAGCTCAGAGTGGAGCTGAGTAAGAAGCACAAAGCCAGGGAGCTGGACGGCTTTGGTCTCTACTT GTATGGAGTTGTCCTGCGGAAGCTTGACCTCTTGAAGGAAGCCATTGATGTGTTTGTCGAAGCGACTCACTGCCTGCCTTTGCACTGGGGAGCATGGCTTGAACTGTGCAACCTCGTTGAAAACAAAGAAATG CTGAAGTCCATGTCTTTCCCCGACACCTGGATGAAGGACTTCTTCCTGGCTCACATTTACACAGAGATGCAGATGATTGAAGAAGCTCTGCAGAAGTACCAGAGCCTTATCAACGTTGGCTTCTCCAAGAGCACCTACATCATCTCGCAGATCGCCGTCGCCTACCACAACATCCGAG atataGATAAAGCTTTGTCAATGTTTAATGAGCTAAGGGAACAGGACCCCTATCGGATTGAAAACATGGATACGTTTTCCAACCTTCTCTACGTGAGG actatGAAGCCTGAGTTGAGTTATCTAGCACATAACCTGTGTGATATAGACAAGTACAGAGTGGAGACCTGTTGCGTGATTG GTAATTATTACAGTTTACGATCGCAGCATGAGAAGGCAGCGTTATATTTCCAGCGAGCACTGAAGCTCAATCCACGCTGCCTGGGTGCCTGGACACTAATGGGACACGAATACATGGAGATGAAAAATACATCGGCTGCCATCCAGGCTTACAG gCATGCGATTGAAGTGAATAAGCGTGATTATCGAGCATGGTATGGATTAGGACAGACCTATGAGATCCTGAAGATGCCGTTTTACTGTTTGTACTACTATCGGAGAGCTCACCAGCTCAG GCCGAATGACTCTCGAATGCTTGTAGCTTTGGGCGAATGTTATGAGAAACTGAACCAGCTGGTGGAAGCAACGAAG TGTTACTGGAGAGCATATTCTGTGGGGGATGTAGAAAGAATGGCACTGGTAAAGTTGGCTAA gcTTCATGAACAGTTGAATGAATCCGATCAGGCTGCCCAGTGTTACGTCATATACATTAAGGAAATATTTGAATGTGGG GAGTTGATGGAACAGGTGGAACTGAGCACTGCATTTCGATATCTGGGCCAATATTACTTTAAAAACAAGCAATATGATGATGCCTCTATCTGTGCACAAAGATGCTGTAATTACAATGAC GCCCACGAGGAAGGGAAATCTCTGCTTCGTCAGATTTCACAAGTCCGAGGCCAGGGAGAAACCTCCTCGTCCGACCTGTCCCTGCCCTTTATTTTTGGACCTTTATCAGCAAAAAACACTCCAGTGCGGAGAATGTCACCTCTCAACCTCTCCTCTGTAACGCCGTAG